From a region of the Babesia bovis T2Bo chromosome 1, whole genome shotgun sequence genome:
- a CDS encoding putative glycyl-tRNA synthetase: MVNIKSFCAICVVCASTKHYVKGVSRTNFGFVYHTITAKNDLEIPKSSLYHSYRDISIYKNSQNTSNCLHSQRNFSTVQHQTIRDITMDSKSLVDLLKANKASCENLLKRRFFYANSFDIYGGAAGLYDYGPPGCALKVELENLWRQHFVIFDEMLEVSCPCITPYAVLKASGHIDRFTDLMVTDVVNGECYRADKYLEDVIDSVISTLKGKTVADNVNAKNTALLNLGCDELEKIRNLLGNMSLDDVENFIRENNITSPIGNELSKPYPFNLMFETTIGPKSRQKGGINSVVYLRPETAQGIFVNFAKLLESNGGKMPLAAAQIGLGFRNEISPRNGLLRVREFLMAEVEYFVHPKNKTHARYDEFKHIILSLLPKDVQEKGESNLIRISVEDAVNRGIIANEALGYFLARTSLFLEKCGIFNEGLRFRQHMSDEMAHYACDCWDAEILTSYGWIEVVGHADRMAYDLQAHSKATNIQLNASQRYPEPITVDKVVPNYNRSLIGKTFKDKHVMLLEILNNMAHPEAMKLEEELSATGMTTIKAADGHVFEVTREMLSFKSVKAVVCEETFTPAVIEPSFGIGRLIFCILEHSYRVRPAQDQQEERTYIAIKPMLAPIKCCLLPLSSKDVFQPMISKIQNNLDGVGLSYKIDCTGASIGKRYARMDEIGIPYAITVDFQSLNDGTVTVRERDSMQQVRIDVEMVCCLISDLLRARTTWEDVVKKHSLFIQQEV; this comes from the coding sequence ATGGTAAATATCAAATCTTTTTGTGCCATTTGTGTTGTTTGTGCTTCTACAAAACATTATGTTAAAGGTGTCTCGAGAACAAACTTCGGATTTGTTTATCACACCATAACCGCAAAAAATGATTTAGAAATACCTAAATCTTCCCTATATCATTCGTACAGAGATAtttctatatataaaaactCGCAAAATACGTCAAACTGTTTGCATTCCCAAAGGAATTTTTCGACTGTGCAACACCAAACAATTCGGGATATAACCATGGATTCCAAATCGCTTGTCGACTTGTTAAAAGCAAATAAAGCTTCATGTGAAAATCTGCTCAAAAGAAGGTTCTTCTACGCCAATTcttttgatatatatggagGAGCAGCTGGACTGTACGACTACGGCCCGCCGGGATGTGCTTTAAAGGTAGAGCTAGAAAATCTATGGCGTCAACATTTCGTTATATTTGACGAAATGCTAGAGGTGTCTTGCCCATGCATCACTCCATATGCTGTCCTTAAAGCGTCAGGACACATAGATAGGTTTACAGATCTCATGGTAACAGACGTAGTTAATGGTGAATGCTATAGAGCTGATAAGTACCTTGAAGATGTAATCGATTCTGTAATTAGTACTCTGAAAGGTAAAACAGTGGCGGATAATGTAAATGCAAAAAACACTGCGTTGCTGAATCTAGGTTGTGATGAATTAGAAAAGATACGGAATCTACTCGGTAATATGTCACTTGATGATGTTGAGAATTTTATACgggaaaacaacatcacaTCGCCAATCGGGAATGAACTTTCGAAACCGTACCCATTTAACCTCATGTTCGAAACCACTATAGGACCAAAGAGTCGTCAAAAGGGAGGAATTAATTCTGTAGTCTACCTCAGGCCAGAGACAGCTCAAGGTATCTTTGTGAATTTTGCAAAATTATTGGAATCTAATGGTGGCAAGATGCCTTTAGCAGCCGCCCAGATTGGATTGGGGTTTAGGAATGAAATCAGTCCAAGAAATGGTCTACTAAGGGTTCGTGAATTCTTAATGGCCGAAGTAGAATACTTCGTGCACCCGAAAAACAAAACACATGCGAGGTATGATGAATTTAAACATATTATCCTAAGCCTCTTACCGAAAGACGTACAGGAAAAAGGTGAATCAAACTTAATACGCATTAGTGTAGAGGATGCAGTAAACCGAGGTATAATTGCTAACGAGGCATTGGGATACTTCCTTGCAAGGACATCCTTGTTTCTAGAAAAGTGTGGTATTTTTAACGAGGGACTGCGCTTCCGACAGCATATGTCCGACGAAATGGCACATTATGCGTGTGATTGTTGGGATGCTGAAATCCTAACGTCGTATGGATGGATCGAAGTAGTAGGACATGCAGACAGAATGGCATACGATTTACAGGCACATTCAAAAGCGACAAATATTCAATTGAACGCTAGTCAACGATATCCAGAACCCATTACCGTTGACAAGGTTGTGCCAAATTATAATAGGTCATTAATTGGAAAGACATTCAAGGACAAACATGTCATGCTACTCGAAATATTGAATAATATGGCTCATCCAGAGGCCATGAAACTCGAAGAGGAGCTTAGTGCCACAGGAATGACGACGATAAAGGCGGCAGATGGGCATGTGTTCGAAGTAACAAGAGAAATGTTATCTTTCAAGTCTGTTAAAGCAGTTGTGTGTGAGGAAACGTTCACACCGGCCGTTATTGAGCCTTCATTCGGTATAGGAAGActtatattttgtattttggAACACTCATATAGAGTTAGACCTGCACAGGATCAACAAGAAGAGCGCACGTATATCGCTATAAAGCCCATGCTAGCACCCATTAAATGCTGCTTGCTACCTTTGTCGTCAAAAGATGTATTCCAACCCATGATATCCAAGATTCAAAATAACTTGGACGGCGTTGGGTTGTCATACAAGATTGATTGCACAGGCGCATCAATTGGGAAGAGATATGCAAGAATGGACGAAATTGGTATACCATACGCTATTACTGTTGATTTCCAATCCCTGAATGACGGAACGGTAACCGTAAGAGAACGGGATTCTATGCAGCAAGTACGAATAGATGTAGAAATGGTGTGTTGTCTAATTTCTGATCTGCTCAGGGCTAGAACCACTTGGGAAGACGTTGTCAAAAAACATTCCCTATTCATCCAGCAAGAAGTTTAG
- a CDS encoding DNL zinc finger domain containing protein has protein sequence MMARVIRWTHRNIIDISHRLLVKQFKPLGLKRFYSSGDSNTPILGRTSQLPIAKPGSDRLIAIFTCKICSLRSAKSFSKKAYNFGIVYVKCSGCSNLHLISDQLGWFGDTKENIEDILLRNGENIHKAELGEDIPEEDIKIMESLKGTKHFD, from the exons ATGATGGCCCGAGTAATACGTTGGACACATCGAAAcataatagatatatcgcACCGATTGTTAGTGAAACAATTTAAACCTTTAGGGTTAAAACGATTTTATTCTTCCGGTGATTCAAATACCCCTATTTTGGGGCGTACTTCTCAATTACCTATAGCCAAACCGGGTTCTGATAGGCTAATTGCCATCTTCACGTGCAAAATCTGTTCCTTGAGGAGTGCTAAATCATTTTCCAAG AAGGcatataactttggtattGTATATGTCAAATGTTCAGGATGCAGTAACT TGCATTTAATATCTGACCAATTAGGTTGGTTTGGTGATACGAAGGAGAATATAGAGGACATACTGCTTCGTAATGGAGAGAATATACATAAGGCCGAACTAG GGGAGGATATACCGGAAGAAGACATTAAAATAATGGAGAGTCTGAAAGGTACCAAACATTTTGATTGA
- a CDS encoding MutS domain DNA mismatch family protein, whose protein sequence is MEERQTIESLSADDSYNYNVIVSIVCKRQKSAIKYLGVAICNVLDSNLNIVEINDNEFFTVLESILLQVAPTVCIMSTTKDSIDIKRIKHILSLCNIDCLKHITTSITDSITTVEEMRIKGNLEFLLGQEDHLRNYSKFFASPLGMRALLDIFDTFELLKQPTCKQSFRLGYYKLNNYLSMDRAAFASLSILPSTSNYFNESTGTSLFGLLNKCRTAIGARRLRMWVSQPLTDADEISKRHDCVEAFMGGAYKTMQAECLRKVPDLDSIIMKFKSLEGVSELSSTQKNVMTFEDVVHLYECVIAVNRMVQFLLIPYNGIHADTVKLMFSGPLFKISSLFEPFLRLVEKTVDLKEAEKRNYVINRNFDKNLSLMGNKLDTIRDEMEHLRESIEDEIYYGLKKTKKGGNLKLIECNHMGFLFRVSKKDHALLQECEGISKYVEKVRLNKTEFLFTTSKLRHLCAKFANAQKEYEIAQSRLMKKALKVAATYWPLVERFTNIIATLDILVAFAEAAATLQYVRPEIDLENKEISLVNARHPLVECGINTRLFVPNSLYMTRETSLVHITTGPNMGGKSTYIRQVGIIVVMNQIGSFVPCTSAKIPIFKHVLCRVGASDIQLRGVSTFLAEMIEAAAILKTANEHSLVIIDELGRGTSTYDGFALAWAIIVDLLNNAKCFCLCATHFHEMGELKDDYPCVENKYVAAKYFEETKKMVLLYEIKDGVCKESYAINVADIALFPQEVIANAQVKLAELEHVDKDIDLKLLHQLTATSTYEDFRNNYPNLIAKLQISD, encoded by the exons ATGGAGGAACGCCAGACAATCGAGTCACTAAGTGCTGATGATTCATATAACTACAATGTAATTGTGTCTATAGTATGTAAACGTCAGAAATCTGCAATTAAGTATCTTGGTGTAGCAATATGTAATGTGTTGGATTCAAATTTGAATATTGTAGAGATAAATGATAATGAGTTCTTCACAGTGCTGGAATCAATCCTTCTACAG GTCGCTCCAACTGTATGTATAATGTCTACAACAAAGGATAGTATTGATATTAAAAGAATCAAACATATACTTTCGCTCTGTAATATAGATTGTTTGAAGCATATAACTACAAGTATAACTGACTCAATCACAACTGTAGAAG AAATGAGAATAAAGGGGAATTTAGAGTTTCTACTTGGACAAGAGGATCATCTTAGGAATTATTCTAAATTCTTTGCATCTCCATTAGGAATGCGCGCACTGttggatatatttgataCTTTTGAGCTTTTAAAACAGCCCACTTGTAAGCAGAGCTTTCGTTTAGGGTATTATAAACTTAATAATTATTTGTCAATGGATAGGGCGGCGTTCGCATCATTGTCTATATTACCCTCCACGAGTAATTACTTTA ATGAATCAACTGGAACATCTTTGTTCGGTCTTTTGAATAAATGCCGCACTGCCATTGGAGCGAGAAGATTAAGAATGTGGGTGTCTCAGCCCCTTACGGATGCCGATGAGATTAGTAAAAGGCATGATTGTGTAGAAGCTTTTATGGGAGGTGCATATAAAACGATGCAGGCTGAATGCTTAAGAAAAGTCCCGGATCTTGATTCTATAATAATGAAATTTAAATCTCTAGAAGGAGTTAGTGAATTGTCCTCTACCCAAAAGAATGTGATGACATTTGAGGATGTTGTACACCTTTATGAATGTGTGATAGCTGTTAATAGGATGGTGCAATTTTTGCTTATTCCGTACAATGGCATACATGCAGACACCGTTAAACTTATGTTCAGTGGTCCCCTTTTTAAGATTTCATCTCTCTTCGAGCCCTTCTTACGTTTAGTGGAAAAAACTGTCGATTTAAAGGAAGCAGAAAAACGTAATTATGTTATCAACCGCAATTTTGATAAAAACTTATCCCTCATGGGTAATAAGTTAGATACTATCAGAGatgaaatggaacattTAAGGGAGTCTATTGAAGATGAAATTTACTATGGATTgaaaaaaacaaaaaaggGAGGTAACCTGAAACTAATTGAATGTAATCATATGGGATTTCTATTCAGGGTATCGAAAAAGGATCATGCACTGTTGCAAGAATGCGAAGGAATAAGTAAATATGTAGAGAAGGTGAGGTTAAATAAAACTGAGTTCCTCTTCACAACATCAAAACTCCGTCACTTATGCGCTAAATTTGCTAATGCTCAAAAGGAATATGAAATTGCGCAATCAAGATTAATGAAAAAGGCATTAAAAGTAGCTGCTACTTATTGGCCATTGGTAGAACGATTCACCAACATAATTGCGacattagatatattaGTAGCATTTGCAGAGGCGGCCGCCACTTTGCAGTATGTGCGGCCTGAAATTGATTTGGAAAATAAGGAAATAAGTTTAGTCAATGCAAGGCATCCTTTAGTAGAATGCGGAATTAATACCCGTCTTTTCGTACCTAATAGCCTATATATGACAAGAGAAACATCACTAGTTCATATAACTACGGGTCCAAATATGGGTGGGAAATCAACCTACATACGACAA GTTGGTATCATCGTTGTTATGAATCAAATTGGATCATTCGTTCCATGTACAAGCGCCAAGATTCCCATATTCAAGCATGTTCTCTGTAGAGTTGGGGCATCAGACATTCAACTCCG AGGAGTGTCCACGTTTCTCGCTGAAATGATAGAAGCAGCCGCTATATTGAAAACAGCCAACGAACATTCGTTGGTCATCATAGATGAGCTAGGCAGAGGTACATCAACATATGAC GGTTTTGCTTTGGCATGGGCAATTATAGTGGATTTACTCAATAACGCAAAGTGTTTCTGCCTTTGCGCTACCCATTTCCATGAAATGGGTGAACTTAAAGATG ATTACCCCTGTGTCGAGAATAAATATGTGGCAGCAAAGTATTTTGAAGAGACAAAGAAAATGGTCTTACTATATGAAATTAAAGATGGTGTATGTAAGGAATCCTATGCCATTAATGTGGCAGATATCGCATTATTCCCTCAAGAA GTAATAGCAAACGCTCAGGTAAAACTTGCCGAGTTAGAACATGTCGATAAAGATATTGATCTCAAGCTTCTACATCAGCTTACTGCTACTTCAACATATGAAGATTTCAGGAATAACTATCCTAATTTAATCGCTAAGCTTCAAATTTCTGATTAA
- a CDS encoding variant erythrocyte surface antigen-1 alpha subunit — protein sequence MNGSPDAADKTKTKGATQQQVKGHLNGLFSLVQGLGGTAVVRTYIDQLAQVLSALVGWSKIEQCWNGTCKKDGSNDLNGSPHGDSSCKYLQDKDSENKCDTCGCMKWVKPQRGIDWVQLGRGCQRCKDEKQKTPCSCASGCSPGEECKCAAAGKCCRCCCKEKGCGCSKKAKCSCIIEDGVVGRDECNRDSYMSAYPSDAINIRKSFLESEMIKHPPSWKNLEHSPSGTAINNDTPSQRRHQCAKILLGSVCLIWSGVTYMHWTGKYHSSSSYWNNHILDGSGLDDGSLSQWLQALGFPKTMLNDHGPKNRLDQIIWDGFMGKLFLGFTHPTISSGPRDGSTAKQPYDMNYAGFVHTAHRDSFNKEARVFPNGTNKGTGEISDTNQHKIGALFKLYILSCAYFTGLQKKTSESTPSATNNPKTIREILYWLSALPYSPAYPKILTHSKGRLKEVLKNPGDTDKSDKTPTLAFLQQGRSAPITVDEFNLFAHFQAVTQYCPLVLIGIQGGLHSPKGTDSTKDPAIHSLYANTKCNFTYPAVSIQAYNQVVHYIRALFYQLYFLRKQCAVKVTCGGKWRECRYGSGVLGKDVVSWMCLGCNPMEHDRKGRVEKVKDGLDGVKEGADSVAAKVKALLEAIGEVVVQLGNAQEALEKKAENKAIEGVKGALEKAKKELEGAKGEEDDGVLTALYAKLEEEGVEWHGQEELVNAREKIKELTKNDNGGLLKGLLDKLDAAKGNDFDQAKNAGSSAIHKVQEILTPLKNGLEAAVKTDMKEELNGHQETLLDATRKIISIYTTAKCSACQDHSNKCGKTPKPTTCPTCHQPTTTGVPSPLQAFLEDRLPGFSCQEVVNDENDTPNYPPAASHLGHCNGSGQCCPLPMGFRNNFHKGSTSDSTGARLYGILYFFSNENMMQSCVYTLVRVTAALSATTPQVLGDVFGFFRGGIGEKESGKTKNGQTNKACEHTKDPSTKGADDYFCGWCASGLREEVKKIEWIPKGDDSVKGGKYRGSVGTALIEIKGDKGSVSAPQSNNTSLSRLTKNCQYLSPLTGELYTAVSATFGNTYLSWVLYLSDALEGGLKSLASEFQQIECRGCKGQCDPNKCKRGVMEQVVMDSVDANQSYHVPVYYHYGNPFNLEGFHQRDGKTEGDYSIDNKQNPRRCHQFLDSLSGVIDKNKQNTSKDHPLTNLLSQVGQLIYTTRLPWIFVLTLAWLVAVLYLAFGAIWPLDWTHMRSHWLRGGEHQWQCMWYKVMTGRKGVELVEYFGRNEKE from the exons ATGAATGGTAGTCCTGACGCTGCTGACAAAACCAAAACCAAAGGCGCCACTCAACAGCAAGTCAAAGGCCACCTAAACGGACTattctccctagtccagggactgggtggtactgcagtggtccggacctatatagaccagctggcacaggtgCTCAGTGCACtagttgggtggagtaagatagagcAGTGTTGGAATGGCACGTGCAAGAAGGATGGTAGCAATGATCTCAATGGCAGTCCACACGGCGACAGTAGCTGCAAGTATCTACAGGATAAAGACTCGGAGAACAAGTGTGACACTTGTGgttgtatgaaatgggtaAAGCCCCAAAGGGGCATCGATTGGGTACAACTGGGCAGGGGGTGTCAGAGGTGTAAGGATGAGAAGCAGAAGACGCCGTGTAGCTGTGCTAGTGGCTGTAGTCCTGGTGAGGAGTGTAAATGCGCAGcagcaggcaaatgctgcaggtgttgttgtaaggaGAAGGGATGTGGGTGTAGTAAAAAGGCTAAGTGTAGTTGTATAATCGAGGACGGGGTTGTTGGCCGTGATGAATGTAACAGGGATAGCTACATGTCAGCATATCCTAGTGATGCTATCAACATAAGAAAGTCATTTCTTGAATCCGAGATGATAAAGCACCCACCGTCGTGGAAAAATCTAGAGCACTCACCATCTGGAACAGCTATCAACAATGACACCCCCTCCCAACGTcgccaccaatgtgccaAGATcctcctagggtcagtatgtctcatctggagtggagTTACctatatgcattggacGGGGAAATACCACTCCAGTAGCTCATAttggaacaatcacatcctagatggtagtggtctagatgatggaagTTTATCTCAGTGgttacaggccctagggtttcctaagACAATGTTAAATGACCATGGGCCGAAAAATAGATTAGATCAgattatatgggatgggttcATGGGAAAACTGTTTCTAGGGTTTACTCATCCCACCATTAGTTCCGGTCCCAGAGACGGTAGTACAGCAAAACAACCCTACGATATGAATTACGCTggttttgtacatactgcacatagggattcattcaacaaaGAAGCTAGAGTGTTCCCTAATGGCACCAACAAGGGTACTGGCGAAATCAGTGACACTAACCAGCACAAGATCGGTGCCCTCTTCAAGCTatacattctatcatgtgcatACTTTACTGGATTGCAAAAGAAGACTAGTGAGAGTACTCCCAGCGCCACTAATAAtcccaagaccatccgggagatcctatactggctaagtgcattgccctatagtccgGCATATCCGAAGATACTGACACATTCCAAGGGAAGACTAAAAGAGGTACTCAAGAATCCCGGTGACACTGACAAAAGCGACAAAACACCAACACTCGCCTTTCTACAACAAGGCCGTTCAGCTCCTATTACcgttgatgaattcaacctgtttgcccacttccaagcagtgactcagtactgcccactggtcctcatcggtatccagggtggattacacagtcctaaaggcactgacagcACTAAAGAtcctgccattcactccTTATACGCTAACACTAAGTGCAACTTCACCTACCCAGCagtgtccatccaagcatacaaccaggtggtacactacattagggctctgttctaccagttgtacttccttaggaaacaatgtgcagtgaaaGTTACTTGTGGAGgtaaatggcgtgagtgtaggtatggtagtggagtgcTTGGAAAGGATGTagttagctggatgtgcctggggtgtaaccccatggagcatgataGAAAGGGGAGGGTAGAGAAGGTAAAGGATGGGTTAGATGGGGTGAAGGAAGGGGCAGACAGTGTTGCAGCGAAGGTCAAGGCACTACTAGAGGCTATTGGTGAAGtggtggtacaattgggtaatgcccaaGAGGCATTGGAAAAGAAGGCTGAGAATAAAGCGATAGAGGGGGTGAAGGGggcactagagaaggcTAAGAAGGAACTAGAGGGGGCTAAGGGAGAGGAGGATGATGGTGTGCTAACGGCTTTATATGCGAAACTAGAGGAGGAGGGAGTGGAGTGGCATGGGCAAGAGGAACTTGTTAATGCTAGGGAGAAAATAAAGGAGTTGACGAAGAATGATAATGGAGGGTTACTAAAGGGTTTGTTAGATAAACTTGACGCAGCTAAAGGTAACGATTTTGATCAAGCTAAAAATGCAGGGAGTTCTGCTATCCATAAGGTACAGGAGATACTGACACCACTAAAGAATGGGCTTGAAGCAGCGGTCAAGACGGATATGAAGGAAGAGCTGAATGGTCACCAAGAAACACTATTAGATGCCACAAGAAAAATCATCTCCATCTACACCACCGCAAAGTGCAGTGCCTGTCAAGATCACTCCAACAAATGTGGCAAAACACCAAAGCCCACGACCTGTCCAACATGCCACCAACCCaccaccactggtgtcccctcccccctccaggcattcctggaGGACCGGTTACCAGGCTTCAGTTGTCAAGAAGTGGTGAACGATGAAAATGACACTCCAAACTACCCAcccgctgcatcccacctaggACACTGCAATGGCTCaggccagtgctgccccTTGCCCATGGGATTTAGAAATAACTTCCATAAGGGCAGCACCAGTGATAGTACCGGCGCCAGGCTCTACggcatcctctacttctttagtaatgagaacatgatgcagtcttgcgtttatacactagtgagggtcacagcagctctcagtgctacgacaccacaggtattgggtgacgtctttgggttctttagggggGGTATAGGAGAGAAGGAAAGTGGAAAGACCAAGAATGGACAGACAAACAAGGCGTGCGAGCACACCAAGGACCCATCTACGAAAGGAGCTGATgactacttttgcggctggtgcgcctctgggttacgggaagaggtaaagaagatagagtggataccaaagggGGATGACAGTGTTAAAGGAGGGAAGTACAGAGGGAGTGTCGGTACAGCCCTGATAGAGATTAAGGGAGACAAGGGTAGTGTGAGTGCTCCACAATCCAATAATACATCCCTATCACGACTCACtaagaactgccagtacctctcccccctaaccggtgaactctataccgcagtgagtgccactttcggcaacacatacctctcatgggtactgtatctatcagatgcacttgaaggGGGTCTAAAGTCACTGGCTAGTGAgttccaacagattgaatgccggggctgtaaGGGACAATGcgaccccaataagtgcaagagGGGAGTCATGGAGCAAGTAGTGATGGACAGTGtagatgccaatcaatcgtatcatgtaccggtGTACTACCa ttacggtaacccattcaatctggaggggttCCACCAGAGGGATGGGAAGACAGAGGGGgattatagtatagatAACAAGCAGAATCCTAGACGTTGCCATCAATTCTTGGACAGTCTCAGTGGAGTGATTGACAAGAACAAGCAGAACACCTCTAAGGACcaccccctcaccaacctcctctcccaggtcggccagctcatctacaccaccaggctcccctggatctttgtactgaccttagcctggctagtggcggtactctaccttgcctttggagccatatggccactggactggacacatatgaggtcgcattggttacggggtggagaacaccagtggcaatgtatgtggtataaggtgatgacgggacggaAGGGGGTGGAACTagtggagtattttggaaGGAATGAGAAGGAGTAA